The following coding sequences are from one Parabacteroides pacaensis window:
- a CDS encoding beta-L-arabinofuranosidase domain-containing protein: MKKILLIVFGWSFLFGLLSASTKDTRVCFNYQNNRYPLQTKPYMELPLGSIKPSGWLQEQLVRMSKGLTGNLDKAYEQVMGPRNGWLGGDGDVWERGPYWIDGLLPLAYILNDKALIEKVKPWIEWTLASQKPDGYFGPDTDRSPERGLQRDNSHDWWPKMVMLKIMQQYYSATQDPRIINFFTKYFKYQLEKLPQYPLGKWTFWAEQRGGDNLMLVYWLYNITGDDFLLSLGELIHKQTFNWTDIFLNQDHLYRPNSLHCVNLAQGFKEPVIYYQQNKDPKQLEAVKTAVKKMRHTIGFPTGLWGGDELLQFGDPVRGSELCTAVEMMFSLEEMIKITGDVQWMDHLERIAYNALPTQMTDHCDARQYYQQINQVAITLGHRNFSSPHEDTDIIMGVLTGYPCCTSNLHQGWPKLTQNLWYASADNGVAALVYAPSEVTMKVGEGVDVNIHEDTNYPFEETVKFKVNFPGKKVKSATFPFHFRVPGWCDRPKVTVNGSEVETVSVAQGIMKVHRTWTDKDELSIELPMKVKVSYWYGGSAVVERGPLVYALKMNEQWTKKAFEKEAVPNYGDFYYEVTSDSPWNYSLMWNSLREENIGRDFVVVKKENIASYPWTLEEAPITIKTKARRIVRWQLYNGSAGPINFISQGGDMLGEEEPIELIPYGCTTLRVTEFPIR; the protein is encoded by the coding sequence ATGAAAAAAATTTTATTGATCGTATTTGGTTGGAGTTTCTTGTTTGGCCTGTTGTCTGCAAGTACAAAGGACACGCGGGTTTGTTTTAATTATCAAAACAATCGTTATCCGTTGCAAACAAAGCCCTATATGGAATTGCCTTTAGGAAGCATTAAACCGTCTGGTTGGTTACAGGAACAACTTGTCAGGATGAGTAAAGGACTGACGGGCAATTTGGATAAAGCCTATGAACAGGTTATGGGACCACGTAACGGATGGTTAGGCGGTGATGGAGATGTATGGGAGAGAGGTCCCTACTGGATAGACGGACTTTTGCCTTTGGCTTATATATTAAATGATAAAGCCCTGATAGAAAAGGTAAAGCCATGGATAGAGTGGACCTTGGCTTCTCAAAAACCGGATGGCTATTTCGGACCGGACACGGATCGCTCTCCTGAGCGGGGCCTGCAACGTGATAATTCCCACGATTGGTGGCCTAAGATGGTAATGCTCAAAATAATGCAACAATATTATTCTGCTACTCAAGACCCTCGGATAATAAATTTCTTTACAAAGTATTTTAAATATCAACTGGAAAAACTACCTCAATATCCTCTAGGCAAATGGACCTTTTGGGCAGAGCAACGGGGAGGCGACAACCTGATGCTTGTCTATTGGCTTTACAATATCACCGGAGATGATTTTTTATTGAGTTTGGGTGAGCTAATCCATAAGCAAACATTTAATTGGACAGATATATTTTTGAATCAAGACCATTTATATCGTCCGAATAGTTTGCATTGTGTTAACTTAGCTCAAGGATTTAAGGAACCGGTTATTTATTACCAGCAGAATAAAGACCCGAAACAACTGGAAGCGGTAAAGACGGCCGTAAAAAAGATGCGCCATACCATCGGTTTCCCTACCGGGCTTTGGGGGGGGGATGAGTTGCTCCAATTCGGTGATCCGGTCAGAGGCTCCGAACTTTGTACAGCCGTGGAAATGATGTTTTCTTTGGAAGAAATGATAAAAATCACAGGCGATGTGCAATGGATGGATCATTTGGAACGAATAGCCTACAACGCTTTGCCTACCCAGATGACGGATCATTGCGATGCCCGGCAATATTATCAACAGATTAACCAGGTGGCTATTACTCTCGGCCATCGTAACTTTTCTTCTCCACACGAAGATACGGATATTATTATGGGGGTACTGACAGGATATCCTTGTTGTACTTCTAACTTGCACCAGGGATGGCCTAAATTAACCCAGAATTTATGGTATGCTTCGGCTGACAACGGAGTGGCTGCATTGGTGTATGCTCCTTCTGAAGTAACAATGAAGGTAGGAGAGGGGGTAGACGTGAATATTCACGAAGATACGAATTATCCTTTTGAAGAGACGGTGAAATTTAAGGTAAACTTCCCCGGTAAAAAGGTGAAATCGGCAACATTCCCGTTCCATTTCCGGGTTCCGGGATGGTGTGACCGTCCGAAAGTAACGGTAAACGGTTCCGAGGTAGAGACAGTTTCCGTAGCGCAAGGAATAATGAAAGTCCATCGTACTTGGACGGATAAAGACGAATTGAGCATCGAGTTGCCAATGAAAGTAAAAGTAAGTTATTGGTATGGCGGAAGTGCTGTGGTTGAAAGAGGCCCGTTAGTGTATGCTTTGAAGATGAATGAACAATGGACAAAAAAAGCGTTCGAGAAGGAAGCAGTTCCTAATTACGGGGATTTTTATTATGAAGTAACTTCCGATAGCCCTTGGAATTATAGTTTAATGTGGAATAGTTTGCGGGAAGAAAATATCGGCCGTGACTTTGTTGTGGTGAAAAAAGAGAATATAGCCTCTTATCCGTGGACTTTGGAAGAAGCTCCTATCACTATTAAAACAAAAGCCCGGAGAATAGTAAGATGGCAGCTATATAACGGTTCTGCCGGCCCTATCAACTTCATTTCCCAAGGAGGAGATATGCTCGGTGAAGAGGAGCCTATCGAGCTGATTCCTTACGGTTGCACTACATTACGGGTTACGGAGTTCCCTATAAGATAA
- a CDS encoding MBL fold metallo-hydrolase encodes MKLTYVFHSCFAIESEKFTILIDYYKDVLNKEGEKIVHNHLLNRPGKFYVLSTHSHPDHFNAEVFTWKEKRKDITYILSKDILETGKVKKEEAYFLDKFDIYEDEYLRVQAFGSTDIGVSFLIETEGKKIFHAGDLNNWHWKEESTPEESRQYEANYLKELDELAKNTEKLDVAMFPVDQRLGKEYMLGAQQFVDKIKVHIFVPMHFRKAYAKANAFKKYAHSKGTYFFEITHEGESIDF; translated from the coding sequence ATGAAACTTACGTATGTTTTTCACAGTTGTTTCGCAATAGAAAGTGAAAAGTTTACTATTCTTATAGATTATTACAAGGATGTTTTAAATAAAGAAGGGGAGAAAATTGTCCATAATCATTTATTAAACCGTCCGGGAAAGTTTTATGTATTGTCTACTCATTCCCATCCGGACCATTTCAATGCGGAAGTATTCACATGGAAAGAGAAAAGAAAAGATATAACATATATCCTTTCAAAGGATATTTTAGAAACCGGAAAAGTTAAAAAAGAAGAGGCTTATTTTCTTGACAAATTTGACATATATGAAGATGAATATCTCCGGGTTCAGGCTTTTGGTTCCACGGATATCGGGGTTTCATTTTTAATAGAAACAGAAGGGAAAAAGATTTTTCACGCGGGTGATTTAAATAACTGGCATTGGAAAGAAGAGTCGACTCCTGAAGAATCCCGTCAATACGAAGCTAATTATTTGAAAGAATTAGATGAGCTGGCAAAAAATACAGAAAAATTGGATGTAGCTATGTTTCCGGTAGACCAGCGTTTAGGAAAAGAATATATGCTGGGAGCACAGCAGTTTGTCGATAAGATTAAAGTACACATCTTTGTCCCTATGCATTTCAGAAAAGCCTACGCCAAAGCCAATGCTTTTAAAAAGTATGCCCATAGCAAAGGTACTTATTTCTTTGAAATCACTCACGAAGGAGAGAGTATCGACTTTTAA
- a CDS encoding MFS transporter, whose amino-acid sequence MAVFSFIPKRYLAVIAIALALIMSVLDGTIVNVALPTLAREFNISPSNAIWIVNAYQLTITVSLLSFSALGDIHGYKKIFLLGTSIFCAMSFFCALSSSFIMLTIARILQGIGASAIMSVTTALLRIIYPPQYIGRGMSINAMIVAVSIAAGPSLAGFILSVASWHWLFAINVPLGICAIVSGYFLLPQNPHQDATRRRFDKVGSIANALTFGLLIYTLEGIAHKENWELIFIQMVLLLIIGTYFIRRQMKQDTPILPVDLLKIPIFTLSILSSITSFTAQLLAMVSLPFYLQNILGRSEVETGILITPWPVATIITAPIAGRLIEKFHPGLLGGLGMLIFSVGLYLLASLPQVPTNVDIAWRLMLCGIGFGLFQTPNNSTMISAAPPQRSGGANGMQGTARLLGQTLGTTLVALIFQMTAPSQGMQVCMYVAVAFALIAALISTLRISQPTPIKQKNK is encoded by the coding sequence ATGGCCGTTTTTTCTTTTATTCCAAAACGTTACTTGGCAGTGATTGCCATTGCTTTGGCTTTAATTATGTCGGTGCTAGACGGAACCATTGTGAATGTTGCCCTTCCCACCCTGGCTCGCGAATTTAATATATCTCCTTCCAATGCCATTTGGATAGTAAATGCCTATCAACTTACCATTACAGTTTCTTTACTATCGTTTTCCGCATTAGGAGATATTCATGGTTATAAAAAAATATTTCTTTTAGGAACCAGTATTTTTTGTGCCATGTCTTTCTTCTGTGCTTTATCTTCGTCTTTTATCATGCTGACCATAGCCCGTATACTTCAAGGAATCGGGGCATCGGCTATTATGAGTGTGACGACGGCTCTACTCCGGATTATTTACCCGCCTCAATATATAGGAAGGGGAATGAGTATCAATGCCATGATTGTAGCTGTATCTATTGCAGCGGGTCCTTCCCTGGCCGGATTTATATTATCTGTCGCTTCCTGGCACTGGTTGTTTGCAATCAATGTACCGCTAGGTATTTGCGCCATTGTAAGCGGTTATTTTTTGCTTCCTCAAAATCCTCATCAAGATGCTACGCGCCGCCGATTCGATAAAGTAGGAAGCATTGCCAATGCTTTGACTTTCGGCTTGCTAATCTATACTTTGGAAGGAATTGCCCATAAAGAGAATTGGGAGCTTATTTTTATCCAAATGGTATTACTCCTTATTATCGGAACTTATTTTATCCGCAGGCAAATGAAACAAGATACTCCTATCCTACCTGTCGACTTGTTGAAGATTCCTATTTTCACCTTATCTATCCTTTCCTCTATTACTTCTTTTACTGCGCAGTTACTGGCCATGGTATCCTTACCATTTTATTTACAAAACATATTGGGAAGAAGTGAAGTAGAAACCGGGATTCTGATTACTCCCTGGCCGGTTGCCACAATTATTACCGCTCCTATCGCCGGTCGCTTAATCGAAAAGTTCCATCCGGGTTTGCTGGGAGGACTGGGGATGCTTATCTTTTCTGTTGGACTTTACCTGCTGGCTTCTCTTCCACAAGTTCCGACTAATGTGGATATTGCCTGGAGATTAATGCTTTGCGGTATAGGCTTCGGATTATTCCAAACACCTAATAACAGCACAATGATCTCTGCAGCTCCTCCGCAAAGAAGTGGCGGAGCCAACGGCATGCAAGGCACAGCGCGTTTATTGGGTCAGACTTTAGGAACCACGCTGGTAGCTCTTATTTTTCAAATGACCGCGCCAAGCCAAGGTATGCAGGTTTGTATGTATGTTGCCGTTGCTTTTGCTTTAATAGCAGCCCTGATAAGTACCTTGCGTATTTCACAACCAACTCCTATAAAACAAAAAAATAAATAA
- a CDS encoding Gfo/Idh/MocA family protein: protein MKNRKLRMGMVGGGSDAFIGAIHRLAAFMDNQIELVCGCFSVNPEISISSGQSYYLPDDRIYKTYQEMFEHEVTLPEGERMDFVTIVTPNKWHFEPAMMALERGFHVVVDKPMTFSLEEAKLLQKKVEETGLVLALTHTYSGYPAIKEAKDRIKRGELGNIRRVIVEYCQGWLAHRIELQGGNNAGWRTDPKRSGKAGCVGDIGTHAWHLSEYVTGLKVQEVCADLNIIAPGRQIDDDGCAFLRYENGVIGTLISSQICLGDENAITLRVYGDKGGLEWHQMEPNTLYAKWIDRPTEKVRVGNAYMSDAAKWNTRTPGGHPEGYVEAFANIYRNFSFTVRAKMNGEEPKPEYLDFPTVYDGVRGMQFIETMVTAGYNNDQKWQKWIE from the coding sequence ATGAAAAACAGAAAACTCAGAATGGGAATGGTAGGTGGTGGCAGCGATGCTTTTATCGGAGCAATACACCGCTTGGCAGCTTTTATGGATAATCAAATTGAATTAGTTTGCGGTTGCTTTAGTGTAAACCCTGAAATTTCTATTTCTTCCGGACAATCTTATTATCTTCCGGACGACCGGATTTACAAAACTTATCAAGAGATGTTTGAACATGAGGTTACTCTTCCTGAAGGTGAAAGAATGGATTTTGTTACCATTGTTACTCCTAATAAATGGCATTTCGAACCTGCTATGATGGCATTGGAAAGAGGTTTTCATGTAGTAGTGGATAAGCCGATGACTTTCTCTCTGGAGGAAGCTAAGTTATTGCAAAAAAAAGTAGAGGAAACAGGATTGGTGCTAGCCCTTACCCATACTTATTCCGGATATCCGGCTATCAAGGAAGCAAAAGATAGAATTAAAAGAGGTGAGCTCGGAAACATACGCCGGGTAATAGTAGAATATTGCCAGGGATGGTTAGCGCATCGGATAGAATTGCAAGGAGGCAACAATGCCGGCTGGCGTACAGATCCGAAACGTTCGGGTAAGGCAGGTTGTGTAGGTGATATCGGAACGCATGCATGGCATTTGTCCGAATATGTAACCGGCCTGAAAGTACAAGAAGTGTGTGCAGATTTAAATATAATTGCTCCCGGACGGCAAATTGATGATGACGGATGCGCTTTCTTACGTTACGAAAATGGAGTAATAGGTACTTTAATTTCTTCGCAGATATGTCTGGGCGATGAAAATGCAATTACCCTACGCGTATATGGAGATAAAGGTGGATTGGAATGGCATCAAATGGAACCGAATACCTTGTATGCAAAATGGATTGACCGTCCCACGGAAAAAGTAAGAGTCGGAAACGCCTATATGAGCGATGCAGCTAAATGGAATACCCGTACTCCGGGAGGCCATCCGGAAGGTTATGTGGAAGCATTCGCTAATATTTACCGCAATTTTTCTTTTACCGTGCGGGCTAAAATGAACGGCGAAGAGCCTAAACCGGAATATCTGGATTTTCCTACTGTTTATGACGGTGTACGTGGTATGCAATTTATTGAAACTATGGTTACTGCCGGTTATAATAATGACCAGAAATGGCAAAAATGGATTGAATAA
- a CDS encoding YfbK domain-containing protein, protein MKTKSMSIRCFLLIICFFLAWEIKAEMLVVAGTVKDGSTNQPLKGVSVSIEKDARSTTTNHKGEYIISVLPGERLKFSLMNYETKTITVTGTKLNVRLKPLRINGFTPKIFECEEEIAFDTADPQACRAVSVGIGGSLYKTSRIYSPDLSQNTEEYGSFVENRFIPAKAEPLSTFSIDVDAASYSNMRRFINRGLLPPKDAIRTEELINYFTYDYPSPTGNDPVKITTEAGECPWNPAHRLVRIGLKAREIDREKLPPSNFVFLIDVSGSMDGPTRLDLVKSSLRLLINNLREKDKVAIVVYSGSAGEILPSTSGDNKEKLRDAVNQLEADGSTAGGEGILLAYKIARKNFLPEGNNRIILCTDGDFNVGVSSPEKLEKLIEKERKSGIYLTILGYGMGNYKDNKMQVLAEKGNGNHAYIDNLQEANKVLVNEFGSTMYAVAKDVKLQVEFNPAQVEAYRLIGYESRLLNKEDFNDDTKDAGEMGAGHTVTALYEVVPTGIKDYPGKVDELKYSKPSTPVKLTSSPELLTVKLRYKFPESDTSRKIEIPLIDKGNQQTSTDFRFVSAVAMFGQLIRDSDFKGEGSYEKVISLARQGVSSDEKGYRHEFIRLVETFQDLAK, encoded by the coding sequence ATGAAAACGAAAAGTATGAGCATCCGTTGTTTTTTGCTAATTATCTGTTTTTTCCTTGCATGGGAAATAAAAGCGGAAATGTTGGTCGTAGCCGGAACGGTAAAAGATGGCTCCACCAATCAACCGCTCAAAGGGGTATCCGTCTCCATAGAAAAAGATGCCAGGTCTACCACAACCAACCATAAAGGAGAGTATATCATTTCAGTCTTACCGGGAGAACGCCTGAAATTCTCTTTAATGAATTACGAAACGAAAACGATAACAGTTACCGGTACCAAATTGAATGTCCGTCTTAAACCTTTAAGGATAAATGGATTTACGCCGAAAATATTTGAATGTGAAGAAGAAATAGCTTTTGACACAGCAGATCCACAAGCATGCCGTGCTGTTTCCGTAGGAATAGGTGGCAGTTTATACAAAACATCGAGAATTTATTCTCCGGATCTTTCTCAAAATACGGAAGAATACGGTTCCTTTGTAGAAAACCGTTTTATCCCGGCTAAAGCAGAGCCGCTTTCTACCTTTTCTATCGACGTGGATGCAGCCTCTTATAGCAATATGCGCCGTTTTATCAATCGAGGATTGCTACCTCCTAAGGATGCCATCCGCACGGAAGAACTGATCAATTATTTTACTTACGACTATCCTTCTCCTACCGGAAACGACCCGGTTAAAATTACCACGGAAGCCGGAGAATGCCCTTGGAATCCCGCCCACCGGTTAGTACGGATCGGATTAAAGGCACGTGAAATCGACCGTGAAAAACTTCCTCCTTCCAATTTTGTATTTCTGATCGACGTATCCGGTTCCATGGATGGGCCAACACGCCTGGACTTAGTCAAATCGTCCCTTCGGTTGCTTATAAACAATTTAAGAGAAAAAGATAAAGTAGCTATTGTTGTATATTCCGGTTCCGCAGGAGAAATTCTTCCCTCTACTTCCGGCGATAACAAAGAAAAGCTTCGCGATGCTGTGAACCAACTGGAAGCCGATGGTTCTACGGCAGGAGGCGAAGGTATCCTGCTGGCTTACAAAATAGCCCGTAAAAATTTCCTTCCTGAAGGAAATAACCGGATTATTTTATGTACCGACGGTGATTTTAACGTAGGTGTCTCTTCTCCGGAAAAGTTAGAAAAGCTAATAGAGAAGGAACGCAAAAGCGGTATTTACCTTACCATACTGGGATACGGAATGGGAAATTATAAGGATAATAAGATGCAAGTCCTCGCCGAAAAAGGAAATGGCAACCATGCTTATATCGATAATTTGCAAGAAGCTAACAAAGTGTTGGTAAACGAATTCGGCAGTACAATGTACGCCGTAGCAAAAGATGTAAAACTACAGGTTGAATTTAACCCCGCCCAAGTAGAAGCTTATCGTCTGATCGGCTACGAAAGCCGGTTACTCAACAAGGAAGATTTTAACGACGATACGAAAGATGCAGGTGAAATGGGTGCTGGACATACCGTAACGGCTCTTTACGAAGTAGTGCCTACCGGAATAAAAGATTATCCGGGGAAAGTAGACGAACTGAAATACAGTAAACCCTCTACTCCTGTTAAATTAACCTCTTCGCCTGAACTTCTTACGGTAAAATTGCGTTATAAGTTTCCGGAGAGTGATACTAGCCGGAAAATAGAAATACCGTTAATCGACAAGGGAAACCAACAAACATCTACTGATTTCCGTTTTGTTTCAGCCGTAGCGATGTTCGGGCAATTAATAAGAGATTCTGATTTTAAAGGGGAAGGTTCTTATGAGAAAGTCATTTCCCTTGCCCGACAAGGTGTTAGCTCTGATGAAAAAGGTTACCGGCATGAATTTATCCGGTTGGTAGAAACTTTTCAAGATTTGGCAAAATAA
- a CDS encoding metallophosphoesterase, whose product MKKVLFVMMLFSVLSVTAQTRKVVKPALSNSESFSFILLPDPQTYIKFDTNQPLFDLMTAWTAANLEKLSVKAVLCTGDLVEQNENIVPDNINGNQTSIQQWEAVSQAFAKLDNKVPYIISGGNHDYGYTRSENRISHFPEYFPVERNAAWKKSLVSVCKNAFGIPTLENAAFAFDEPNWGKILVITMEFAPRDEVLEWAKNLAADKKYENHKVFVLTHSYLNADGTVIEKEGYKVSPANYGKAIWEKLLYPSKNICMLICGHACVIGDFQANVGQRTDKNIAGKNVFQMMFNAQTAGGGWNGNGGDGWLRIMEFLPDGKTIKVKTYSPLFGISPTTEKYAWRTEKWDEFDVVIE is encoded by the coding sequence ATGAAGAAAGTACTGTTTGTTATGATGCTGTTTTCCGTTTTATCCGTAACAGCACAAACCCGGAAAGTTGTTAAACCTGCGTTAAGTAATTCCGAATCGTTTTCATTCATTCTTTTGCCGGACCCACAAACTTATATCAAGTTCGACACCAACCAGCCCTTGTTTGATTTGATGACCGCCTGGACGGCTGCGAACCTGGAAAAGCTCTCCGTAAAAGCAGTCCTTTGTACTGGCGATTTAGTAGAACAAAACGAAAACATAGTGCCTGATAACATCAATGGAAACCAAACCAGTATTCAGCAATGGGAAGCTGTTTCGCAGGCATTTGCCAAATTAGACAATAAAGTGCCTTATATCATTTCCGGCGGAAATCATGATTATGGATATACCCGGTCAGAAAACCGAATCAGCCATTTTCCCGAATATTTTCCTGTAGAACGGAATGCCGCATGGAAGAAAAGCTTAGTAAGCGTCTGTAAAAATGCTTTCGGCATACCGACACTGGAAAATGCGGCTTTTGCTTTCGATGAACCGAATTGGGGAAAAATCCTGGTAATTACTATGGAATTTGCTCCTCGTGACGAGGTGTTGGAATGGGCAAAGAACTTGGCTGCCGATAAAAAATATGAAAATCATAAAGTTTTTGTCCTTACCCATTCATACCTGAATGCAGATGGCACAGTCATTGAAAAAGAAGGTTATAAAGTTTCACCCGCTAATTATGGAAAGGCTATCTGGGAAAAGTTGCTCTATCCTTCTAAAAACATCTGTATGCTTATATGTGGCCATGCTTGCGTAATCGGCGATTTCCAAGCAAATGTAGGGCAACGTACAGATAAGAATATTGCCGGAAAAAATGTTTTCCAAATGATGTTTAACGCCCAGACGGCTGGTGGCGGATGGAATGGAAACGGTGGAGACGGTTGGTTGCGTATTATGGAGTTTTTACCGGATGGTAAGACCATAAAGGTAAAAACCTATTCTCCTCTATTTGGCATCTCTCCTACAACCGAAAAATATGCGTGGCGTACGGAAAAATGGGATGAGTTCGATGTTGTAATCGAATAA
- a CDS encoding VOC family protein: MEIKGRFDHFNLNVLDLEKSIDFYNKALGLKEDHRKVAADGSFILVYLTDGTSVFLLELTWLRDRKEPYELGDNESHLCFRVTGNYDEIRKYHQEMGWVCYENHDMGLYFIHDPDDYWIEILPEKK, translated from the coding sequence ATGGAAATAAAGGGAAGATTTGACCATTTCAATCTCAACGTTCTTGATCTGGAAAAGAGTATTGATTTTTATAACAAAGCTTTAGGCTTGAAAGAAGATCATCGTAAAGTGGCTGCCGACGGTTCTTTTATTTTGGTTTACCTAACGGACGGAACTTCCGTTTTTTTGCTGGAACTTACTTGGTTACGCGACAGAAAAGAACCTTATGAATTGGGTGACAACGAAAGTCATTTATGTTTCCGCGTTACAGGAAATTACGATGAAATTCGTAAGTATCATCAGGAAATGGGGTGGGTTTGTTATGAGAATCATGATATGGGGCTTTATTTTATTCATGACCCGGATGATTATTGGATAGAAATATTGCCGGAAAAAAAATAA